One Myxococcales bacterium genomic window carries:
- a CDS encoding TIGR02266 family protein — protein sequence MSTSEPPDSSPSDKRRHHRAGLTLLVEYEGADEFLVDYTDNLSSGGTFVATARELAVGSAVRLALSFPGLVEPIAIDGVVRWGRAGEESGVGIEFTSDEGHKRLALLIERIRAGDPAVVTRVVRVLVVEDNPHVAAFIGEGLAGSSRRSSDVSFAVSTAANGQDALALLASERFDALIIDVYLPVIDGAHVIEQVRSRLGLHDLPVIAVSAGGEAARAVALAAGANIFIDKPMRLRQVIETMRTLLA from the coding sequence ATGTCCACGTCCGAACCACCCGACTCGTCGCCGAGCGACAAGCGCCGCCACCACCGCGCCGGCCTCACGCTCCTGGTCGAGTACGAGGGCGCCGACGAGTTCCTGGTCGACTACACCGACAACCTCTCGTCGGGCGGCACCTTCGTCGCGACCGCGCGCGAGCTGGCGGTCGGCAGCGCGGTCCGGCTGGCGCTGTCGTTCCCGGGCCTGGTCGAGCCGATCGCGATCGACGGCGTCGTCCGCTGGGGCCGCGCCGGCGAGGAGTCCGGCGTCGGGATCGAGTTCACGTCCGACGAGGGCCACAAGCGCCTCGCGCTCTTGATCGAGCGCATCCGGGCCGGCGATCCCGCGGTCGTCACCCGGGTCGTCCGCGTGCTCGTGGTCGAGGACAACCCGCACGTGGCCGCGTTCATCGGCGAGGGCCTCGCCGGTTCGAGCCGCCGCTCGAGCGACGTGTCGTTCGCGGTCAGCACCGCCGCCAACGGCCAGGACGCGCTCGCGCTGCTCGCGAGCGAGCGCTTCGACGCGCTGATCATCGACGTCTACCTGCCGGTGATCGACGGCGCCCACGTGATCGAGCAGGTGCGCTCGCGCCTCGGGCTCCACGACCTGCCGGTGATCGCGGTCTCGGCCGGCGGTGAGGCCGCGCGCGCGGTCGCGCTCGCCGCCGGCGCCAACATCTTCATCGACAAGCCGATGCGCCTGCGCCAGGTGATCGAGACCATGCGCACGCTCCTCGCGTGA
- a CDS encoding site-2 protease family protein: MLPRWRLGSLLGFPVYLNASFLALLAVAFLWLGGLGGVIVVGVVFASVLLHELGHAVVARRRGVAIGGIELSFLGGAAQMSQLPRSATDEIAIALAGPAVSLALAGLGLGLGALTGSGALATFGWINLVLAVFNLIPALPMDGGRVLRALLSFRADYVRATDQAVTVARVVAVGLGLLGLAGAVQLLILAPILWLMGSRERQLARAVAHQFVRTRRGYRERPRVIVPEPWFVAPRWRAL, from the coding sequence ATGCTTCCTCGCTGGCGCCTGGGCTCGTTGCTCGGGTTTCCCGTCTACCTGAACGCGTCGTTCCTGGCCCTCCTGGCCGTCGCGTTCCTGTGGCTGGGCGGCCTGGGCGGGGTGATCGTGGTCGGCGTGGTGTTCGCCTCGGTCCTGCTGCACGAGCTCGGCCACGCGGTCGTCGCGCGCCGACGCGGCGTCGCGATCGGCGGCATCGAGCTGTCGTTCCTCGGCGGCGCCGCCCAGATGAGCCAGCTGCCGCGCTCGGCGACCGACGAGATCGCGATCGCGCTGGCCGGGCCCGCGGTGTCGCTCGCGCTGGCCGGGCTCGGGCTCGGGCTCGGCGCGCTGACCGGCAGCGGCGCCCTGGCGACGTTCGGCTGGATCAACCTGGTGCTGGCGGTGTTCAACCTGATCCCGGCGCTGCCGATGGACGGCGGCCGCGTGCTGCGCGCGCTGCTGTCGTTCCGCGCCGACTACGTGCGCGCGACCGATCAGGCGGTGACGGTGGCCCGCGTCGTCGCGGTCGGGCTCGGCCTGCTCGGCCTGGCCGGCGCGGTCCAGCTCCTGATCCTCGCGCCGATCCTGTGGCTGATGGGCTCGCGCGAGCGCCAGCTGGCGCGGGCGGTGGCGCACCAGTTCGTGCGCACGCGGCGCGGCTACCGCGAGCGGCCCCGGGTGATCGTGCCCGAGCCGTGGTTCGTGGCGCCGCGCTGGCGCGCGCTGTGA
- a CDS encoding 2-dehydropantoate 2-reductase, with the protein MFAPMAADPAPPRVLVVGAGGIGGIVAAHLAEAEVDVTAVSTNAAIRAAVAADGAQVDDDGEVRTVPLRVVEAPPPGERFDVVVLATQPPQIEAAARSVLPALADDGVCVVLPNGLCEPRVARIVGAERVIGAIVAWGASMPAPGRYQRTAAGGFTVGRLAAPPDDACRRVAALLEAVGPTVVTDNLLGARWSKLALNCAISSLGTIAGERLGPLVRVRRYRRLALEIMTEVVQVARAEHVRLEKVAGTLDLEWIALTDSERTAVGSAALTAKHALLLAVGLRYRKMRSSMLAAIERGRVPAVDFLNGEVVDRAALHGLAAPINQRVVGLVHAIAGGDVRSSRALLDRLFDDTRP; encoded by the coding sequence ATGTTCGCCCCGATGGCTGCCGATCCTGCCCCGCCGCGGGTCCTCGTCGTCGGTGCCGGCGGCATCGGCGGCATCGTCGCCGCGCACCTGGCCGAGGCCGAGGTCGACGTCACCGCGGTGTCCACCAACGCCGCGATCCGCGCGGCCGTCGCCGCCGACGGCGCCCAGGTCGACGATGACGGCGAGGTCCGGACCGTGCCGCTGCGCGTGGTCGAGGCGCCGCCGCCGGGCGAGCGCTTCGACGTGGTCGTGCTCGCGACCCAGCCGCCGCAGATCGAGGCCGCGGCCCGCTCGGTGCTGCCGGCGCTGGCCGACGACGGCGTGTGCGTGGTCCTGCCCAACGGCCTGTGCGAGCCGCGCGTCGCCCGGATCGTCGGCGCCGAGCGCGTGATCGGGGCGATCGTCGCGTGGGGCGCGTCGATGCCGGCGCCCGGGCGCTACCAGCGCACCGCCGCCGGCGGGTTCACCGTCGGGCGCCTCGCCGCGCCGCCCGACGACGCGTGCCGGCGGGTCGCGGCGCTGCTCGAGGCCGTCGGCCCGACCGTGGTCACCGACAACCTGCTGGGCGCGCGCTGGAGCAAGCTCGCGCTCAACTGCGCGATCTCGTCGCTCGGCACGATCGCCGGCGAGCGCCTCGGCCCGCTGGTGCGGGTGCGCCGCTACCGCCGGCTGGCGCTCGAGATCATGACCGAGGTCGTGCAGGTCGCGCGGGCCGAGCACGTGCGGCTCGAGAAGGTGGCCGGCACCCTCGACCTCGAGTGGATCGCGCTGACCGACAGCGAGCGCACCGCGGTCGGCTCGGCCGCGCTCACCGCCAAGCACGCGCTCCTGCTCGCGGTCGGCCTGCGCTACCGCAAGATGCGCAGCTCGATGCTGGCGGCGATCGAGCGCGGCCGGGTGCCCGCGGTCGACTTCCTCAACGGCGAGGTCGTCGATCGCGCGGCGCTGCACGGGCTCGCGGCGCCGATCAACCAGCGCGTGGTCGGGCTGGTCCACGCGATCGCCGGTGGCGACGTCCGGTCATCGCGAGCGCTGCTCGACCGCCTGTTCGACGACACCCGCCCGTAG
- a CDS encoding HAMP domain-containing protein: protein MALSLGRTLSSRILAGFVVLIAVFTATMVWIVTYVGDLRSETQVIRTRYLRLTIDAKNLAGQQRALYAYLKEELPGEGQPTVVGPRVERLRESRRQLLGQLTATLETLRGVPRRHSAVAADALGKLHGIEHTIANLDARYVTMLAVPPIERTIRAAPPTVDPVKLTEAVRARDALVDAEQRLLVSLNNIAAGMRAKTEQIAENLERNARRLRLYTGLMGVIAVLVGVLVTAWVTLSLRPLGRLRSAARRIAAGEYGSRIDERGPTEVADLAREFNAMGRAVEEREREVVRAERLAAVGKMAAMITHEVRNPLSSIGLNAELLEEELAALAAGDEAKELCRAIGREVDRLTAITEEYLSFARLPTPRLAAGSVPALVDDLVRFVRDDLAGRGVEVIVEHDEPVPAARLDEGQIRQSVLNLLRNAAEAVATRGHGRVWVRTRADGANVVIEVTDDGPGIAPELRARLFDPFVSTKAGGTGLGLALTHQIVRDHGGAITVTSPPDGGATFAIALPRASAEPSAEPSPAT, encoded by the coding sequence GTGGCGCTGAGCCTCGGGCGCACGCTCTCGTCCCGCATCCTGGCGGGGTTCGTGGTGCTGATCGCCGTGTTCACCGCGACGATGGTGTGGATCGTCACGTACGTCGGCGACCTGCGCAGCGAGACGCAGGTGATCCGGACCCGCTACCTCCGCCTGACGATCGACGCCAAGAACCTGGCCGGCCAGCAGCGCGCGCTCTACGCCTACCTCAAGGAGGAGCTGCCGGGCGAGGGCCAGCCGACCGTGGTCGGGCCCCGGGTCGAGCGCCTGCGCGAGAGCCGCCGGCAGCTCCTGGGTCAGCTGACCGCCACGCTCGAGACCTTGCGCGGCGTGCCCCGCCGCCACAGCGCGGTCGCCGCGGACGCGCTCGGCAAGCTCCACGGCATCGAGCACACGATCGCCAACCTCGACGCGCGCTACGTCACGATGCTCGCGGTGCCGCCGATCGAGCGCACGATCCGCGCGGCGCCGCCGACGGTCGATCCGGTCAAGCTGACCGAGGCCGTCCGCGCGCGCGACGCGCTGGTCGACGCCGAGCAGCGGCTGCTGGTGTCGCTCAACAACATCGCGGCGGGGATGCGCGCCAAGACCGAGCAGATCGCCGAGAACCTCGAGCGCAACGCCCGGCGGCTGCGCCTGTACACCGGCCTGATGGGCGTGATCGCGGTCCTGGTCGGCGTGCTGGTCACCGCCTGGGTGACGCTGTCGCTGCGGCCGCTGGGGCGCCTGCGCAGCGCCGCGCGCCGGATCGCCGCGGGCGAGTACGGCAGCCGCATCGACGAGCGCGGCCCGACCGAGGTCGCCGACCTGGCCCGCGAGTTCAACGCGATGGGCCGGGCGGTCGAGGAGCGCGAGCGCGAGGTGGTCCGGGCCGAGCGCCTGGCCGCGGTCGGCAAGATGGCGGCGATGATCACCCACGAGGTCCGCAACCCGCTGTCGTCGATCGGGCTCAACGCCGAGCTGCTCGAGGAGGAGCTGGCGGCGCTGGCCGCCGGCGACGAGGCCAAGGAGCTGTGCCGCGCGATCGGCCGCGAGGTCGACCGCCTGACCGCGATCACCGAGGAGTACCTGTCGTTCGCGCGGCTGCCGACGCCGCGGCTCGCGGCCGGCTCGGTGCCGGCGCTGGTCGACGATCTGGTCCGGTTCGTCCGCGACGATCTCGCCGGCCGCGGCGTCGAGGTGATCGTCGAGCACGACGAGCCGGTGCCGGCGGCGCGCCTCGACGAGGGCCAGATCCGCCAGTCGGTGCTGAACCTGCTCCGCAACGCCGCCGAGGCGGTCGCCACCCGGGGCCACGGCCGGGTCTGGGTCCGGACCCGGGCCGACGGCGCCAACGTCGTGATCGAGGTGACCGACGACGGGCCCGGGATCGCGCCCGAGCTGCGCGCGCGGCTGTTCGATCCGTTCGTCTCGACCAAGGCCGGCGGCACCGGCCTGGGCCTGGCCCTGACCCACCAGATCGTCCGCGACCACGGCGGCGCGATCACCGTGACGTCGCCGCCCGACGGTGGCGCCACCTTCGCGATCGCGCTGCCCCGGGCGTCGGCCGAGCCGTCGGCCGAGCCGTCGCCCGCGACCTGA
- a CDS encoding HlyC/CorC family transporter — MMTLSTLITIGVVAVIVHALLVATEIALASCDRARLHQRATAGGLAARAAERLSARTATTAATVQVGANLASLALAVACAIYLLDHGRGWYWAAALAAPPILIVGQLIPRAIATAHGDRLAPALALLTVPLGYLLRPLVVIVVAVVAAATRLIGTDKKKAFITRDELALLIESDPVSDKPGISAAEREMIANVFELSEYAVGDLMVPLSEVTALPEDSSLGEAALEVADKQHSRMPIYRSRVDDIVGIVHAFDILSAGPDRKAIAISDVARAVIYVPESMKAIDLLVQLQAGGNPMAVVVDEYGGAIGIVTVEDLLETIVGEIDDEYDDEPSPLKAEKPGVWRVEAKISVAKLNQQLDLGLPESDDYETIAGLLIERFRKIPAPGATLTVGGVLIEVVGASERAVESVRLTRRKR; from the coding sequence GTGATGACGCTGTCGACGCTGATCACGATCGGCGTGGTCGCGGTGATCGTCCACGCGCTGCTGGTCGCCACCGAGATCGCGCTGGCGAGCTGCGACCGGGCGCGGCTGCACCAACGCGCCACCGCCGGCGGCCTGGCGGCCCGCGCCGCCGAGCGCCTGTCGGCCCGCACCGCGACCACCGCGGCGACGGTGCAGGTCGGCGCGAACCTCGCCAGCCTGGCGCTGGCGGTCGCGTGCGCGATCTACCTGCTCGACCACGGCCGCGGCTGGTACTGGGCCGCGGCGCTCGCGGCGCCGCCGATCCTGATCGTCGGCCAGCTCATCCCGCGCGCGATCGCGACCGCCCACGGCGATCGCCTGGCGCCGGCGCTGGCGCTCCTGACCGTGCCGCTGGGCTACCTGCTGCGCCCGCTGGTGGTGATCGTCGTCGCGGTCGTGGCCGCGGCCACGCGCCTGATCGGCACCGACAAGAAGAAGGCGTTCATCACGCGCGACGAGCTGGCGCTGCTGATCGAGAGCGATCCCGTGAGCGACAAGCCCGGCATCAGCGCCGCCGAGCGCGAGATGATCGCCAACGTCTTCGAGCTATCCGAGTACGCGGTCGGCGATCTGATGGTGCCGCTGTCCGAGGTCACGGCCCTGCCCGAGGACTCGTCGCTGGGCGAGGCGGCCCTCGAGGTCGCCGACAAGCAGCACTCGCGCATGCCGATCTACCGGTCCCGGGTCGACGACATCGTCGGCATCGTCCACGCGTTCGACATCCTGTCGGCCGGGCCCGACCGCAAGGCCATCGCGATCAGCGACGTGGCCCGCGCGGTGATCTACGTCCCCGAGAGCATGAAGGCGATCGATCTGCTGGTCCAGCTCCAGGCCGGCGGCAACCCGATGGCGGTGGTGGTCGACGAGTACGGCGGCGCGATCGGCATCGTCACCGTCGAGGATCTGCTCGAGACCATCGTCGGCGAGATCGACGACGAGTACGACGACGAGCCGAGCCCGCTCAAGGCCGAGAAGCCCGGGGTCTGGCGGGTCGAGGCCAAGATCTCGGTGGCCAAGCTCAACCAGCAGCTCGACCTGGGCCTGCCCGAGTCCGACGACTACGAGACCATCGCCGGCCTGCTGATCGAGCGGTTCCGCAAGATCCCGGCGCCGGGCGCGACCCTGACCGTCGGCGGCGTGCTGATCGAGGTGGTGGGCGCGTCCGAGCGCGCGGTCGAGAGCGTCCGGCTCACGCGCCGCAAGCGCTGA
- a CDS encoding HlyC/CorC family transporter: protein MTATEITILVALAVALLLTSGFFSGSEVALFGLRRVDREQLGHSGRPIDGLILTLVGQPKRLVGSVLIGKELVNMTLAAIAAYLWMPAWPEAAPWVVGGLAVLATAASVILLGEVVPKTLAIQNPIAWARQAARPLAAFSLLIAPLRWVIHGVSDLVARPFGGANRPRAADLSEEEFRKLVDAGSAQGQVDARERRLIHKVFEFGDRSVGQVMTPRDKVFALAYDLPMARLVKEVAARGFSRVPIYQRSLDNIRGILNAKDLVRATAGQSPARTLSELLSEPLYVPRTTPVARLFTIMKQKKVHLALVVSEYGKLLGLVTMDDLLALLFGDINDERDTLQRAVRRGRGGRTPVPGSLPAVDGTAVDGAAVDGTAPVPRLTETALVEAAAEAQATLAAAAAAAAEAEAVPEPTELTPPPPPPDEVPT from the coding sequence GTGACCGCCACCGAGATCACGATCCTGGTCGCGCTGGCCGTGGCGCTCTTGCTCACGTCGGGCTTCTTCTCCGGGTCCGAGGTGGCGCTGTTCGGGCTGCGCCGGGTCGACCGCGAGCAGCTCGGCCACTCGGGCCGCCCGATCGACGGGTTGATCCTCACGCTGGTCGGCCAGCCCAAGCGCCTGGTCGGGTCGGTGCTGATCGGCAAGGAGCTGGTCAACATGACCCTGGCGGCGATCGCCGCGTACCTGTGGATGCCGGCGTGGCCCGAGGCGGCGCCGTGGGTCGTCGGCGGGCTCGCGGTGCTGGCGACAGCGGCGTCGGTGATCCTGCTGGGCGAGGTCGTGCCCAAGACCCTGGCGATCCAGAACCCGATCGCGTGGGCCCGGCAGGCGGCGCGGCCGCTGGCCGCGTTCAGCCTGCTGATCGCGCCGCTCCGGTGGGTCATCCACGGCGTCAGCGATCTGGTGGCGCGGCCGTTCGGCGGCGCCAACCGCCCGCGCGCGGCCGACCTGTCCGAGGAGGAGTTCCGCAAGCTGGTCGACGCGGGCAGCGCCCAGGGTCAGGTCGACGCCCGCGAGCGCCGCCTGATCCACAAGGTGTTCGAGTTCGGCGACCGCAGCGTCGGCCAGGTCATGACCCCGCGCGACAAGGTGTTCGCGCTCGCCTACGACCTGCCGATGGCGCGGCTGGTCAAGGAGGTCGCCGCGCGCGGCTTCTCGCGCGTGCCGATCTACCAGCGCTCGCTCGACAACATCCGCGGGATCCTCAACGCCAAGGATCTGGTCCGCGCCACCGCCGGCCAGAGCCCGGCCCGCACGCTGTCCGAGCTGCTCAGCGAGCCGCTGTACGTGCCGCGCACCACGCCGGTGGCGCGGCTGTTCACCATCATGAAGCAGAAGAAGGTGCACCTCGCCCTGGTGGTGAGCGAGTACGGCAAGCTGCTCGGGCTGGTGACGATGGACGATCTGCTGGCGCTCCTGTTCGGCGACATCAACGACGAGCGCGACACCCTGCAGCGCGCGGTCCGGCGCGGCCGCGGCGGCCGCACGCCCGTGCCCGGCTCGCTGCCGGCGGTCGACGGGACGGCGGTCGACGGGGCCGCCGTCGACGGGACCGCGCCGGTGCCGCGCCTGACCGAGACCGCCCTGGTCGAGGCCGCCGCCGAGGCCCAGGCGACCCTGGCCGCCGCCGCCGCCGCCGCCGCCGAGGCCGAGGCCGTGCCCGAGCCGACCGAGCTGACCCCGCCGCCGCCGCCGCCGGACGAGGTGCCGACGTGA
- a CDS encoding isocitrate/isopropylmalate dehydrogenase family protein, with protein sequence MRSPKTTYDVVLLPGDGIGVEVAAEARALLEALAPKLGVALPVTEIACGGRYYLEHGDRDWPAGSEDRCKAADVILLGAVGWNGADGQPATMKDGKMAGWSPVIGNRLKLGLYANVRPIKLLRGVRHGLSGRFAQVWEPGMVDMIFVRENTEGLYSGIGGIAGDAAIDTRVITRGASRRVIKKAFELSRARGTGAPIDGKKRVTCVVKNNVLYGCKLFLEVFREVAADFPDVAQDVAIVDSFAMFILTRPEQYDVVVSTNMFGDILTDLGSVLQGGMGMAVGCNVGDDHAMFEPIHGSAPPMAGKDLANPLAMLGATAEALRWLGRRHGDERLVRGAKAVDDAIAAIVARGKPLTADLVGAERAAASSVVAAAVRTEALARLS encoded by the coding sequence ATGCGTTCACCCAAGACCACGTACGACGTGGTGCTGTTGCCCGGCGATGGCATCGGCGTCGAGGTCGCCGCCGAGGCCCGCGCGTTGCTCGAGGCGCTCGCCCCCAAGCTGGGCGTCGCGCTGCCGGTGACCGAGATCGCGTGCGGCGGCCGCTACTACCTCGAGCACGGCGACCGCGACTGGCCGGCCGGCAGCGAGGACCGCTGCAAGGCCGCCGACGTGATCCTGCTCGGCGCGGTCGGCTGGAACGGCGCCGACGGCCAGCCCGCGACGATGAAGGACGGCAAGATGGCCGGCTGGTCGCCGGTCATCGGCAACCGCCTCAAGCTGGGCCTCTACGCCAACGTCCGGCCGATCAAGCTCCTCCGCGGCGTCCGCCACGGCCTGTCGGGTCGGTTCGCCCAGGTGTGGGAGCCGGGCATGGTCGACATGATCTTCGTCCGCGAGAACACCGAGGGCCTCTACAGCGGCATCGGCGGCATCGCCGGCGACGCGGCGATCGACACCCGGGTCATCACCCGCGGGGCGTCCCGGCGCGTGATCAAGAAGGCGTTCGAGCTGTCGCGCGCGCGCGGCACCGGCGCGCCGATCGACGGCAAGAAGCGCGTCACCTGCGTGGTCAAGAACAACGTGCTCTACGGCTGCAAGCTGTTCCTCGAGGTGTTCCGCGAGGTCGCGGCCGACTTCCCCGACGTCGCCCAGGACGTCGCGATCGTCGACTCGTTCGCGATGTTCATCCTGACCCGGCCCGAGCAGTACGACGTCGTGGTCTCGACCAACATGTTCGGCGACATCCTCACCGACCTGGGCTCGGTGCTGCAGGGCGGCATGGGCATGGCCGTCGGCTGCAACGTCGGCGACGACCACGCCATGTTCGAGCCGATCCACGGCAGCGCCCCGCCGATGGCCGGCAAGGACCTGGCCAACCCGCTGGCGATGCTGGGCGCCACCGCCGAGGCGCTGCGCTGGCTCGGGCGCCGCCACGGCGACGAGCGGCTGGTGCGCGGCGCCAAGGCCGTCGACGACGCGATCGCGGCGATCGTCGCGCGCGGCAAGCCGCTCACTGCGGACCTGGTGGGCGCCGAGCGCGCGGCCGCGAGCTCGGTGGTGGCGGCCGCGGTCCGGACCGAGGCGCTCGCGCGGCTGAGCTGA
- a CDS encoding endonuclease/exonuclease/phosphatase family protein gives MERLRVVTLNIWNRQGPWAARLPLIRDGLAALAPDAVGLQEVLGFPGQPSQADEIAAGLGWHVHYAPAWHIGGGLTFGNAILSPHPLRDVAVLPLPAPPEVDSRTVAFARVGVPGGPVPLFVTHLTFQHHLGHVRCQQVRALTDHVAARAPIDGPPPIVMGDLNADPDSDEIRFLRGLTPLGGACVYFADAWATTAGAEPGAGRGSTYDRRNPYARRSREPSRRIDYVFARGPDRHLRGEPLTAWVALDQPAGDVWPSDHFAVVAEIQVAVRAHERF, from the coding sequence GTGGAGCGCCTCCGCGTCGTCACGCTGAACATCTGGAACCGCCAGGGCCCGTGGGCCGCGCGCCTGCCGCTGATCCGCGACGGCCTCGCGGCGCTGGCGCCCGACGCCGTCGGCTTGCAGGAGGTGCTGGGCTTCCCCGGCCAGCCGAGCCAGGCCGACGAGATCGCCGCGGGCCTGGGCTGGCACGTCCACTACGCGCCGGCCTGGCACATCGGCGGCGGCCTGACCTTCGGCAACGCGATCCTCAGCCCGCACCCGCTGCGCGACGTCGCGGTGCTGCCGCTGCCGGCGCCGCCCGAGGTCGACAGCCGCACGGTCGCGTTCGCGCGGGTCGGCGTGCCGGGCGGCCCGGTGCCGCTGTTCGTGACGCACCTGACGTTCCAGCACCACCTCGGCCACGTCCGCTGCCAGCAGGTCCGGGCCCTGACCGACCACGTGGCCGCCCGCGCGCCCATCGACGGCCCGCCGCCGATCGTCATGGGGGACCTCAACGCCGATCCCGACTCCGACGAGATCCGGTTCCTGCGCGGCCTGACGCCGCTGGGCGGCGCCTGCGTCTACTTCGCCGACGCCTGGGCGACCACCGCCGGGGCCGAGCCCGGGGCCGGGCGCGGCTCGACCTACGATCGCCGCAACCCGTACGCGCGGCGCAGCCGCGAGCCGTCGCGCCGGATCGACTACGTGTTCGCGCGCGGGCCCGACCGGCACCTGCGCGGCGAGCCGCTGACCGCGTGGGTCGCGCTCGACCAGCCGGCCGGCGACGTCTGGCCGTCGGACCACTTCGCCGTGGTCGCCGAGATCCAGGTCGCGGTGCGGGCCCACGAGCGCTTCTGA